In one Silene latifolia isolate original U9 population chromosome 10, ASM4854445v1, whole genome shotgun sequence genomic region, the following are encoded:
- the LOC141608386 gene encoding uncharacterized protein LOC141608386, with amino-acid sequence MNSKYVKCPVFDGTDYGWWKNRMMHFIQGTDYECWVIIENGPLAITTTNVNGVSSAKAPKDYTSDDYKKAEKNARTISLLQSGIGESETSRIAGCKTAKQIWDSLALAYEGTVQVKKQRIDLLMQQYESFRMHEDEPIKSMSSRFSAITNEVSNLG; translated from the coding sequence atGAATTCCAAATATGTCAAATGTCCTGTCTTTGATGGCACGGACTATGGCTGGTGGAAAAATCGTATGATGCATTTCATACAAGGAACAGATTACGAATGTTGGGTAATCATCGAAAATGGTCCCCTAGCTATCACTACCACCAATGTTAATGGTGTGTCTAGTGCAAAAGCGCCCAAGGACTACACATCCGATGATTACAAAAAGGCGGAGAAGAATGCTAGGACCATATCACTCCTGCAATCCGGAATTGGCGAATCAGAAACTAGTCGAATTGCAGGATGTAAAACGGCCAAACAAATATGGGATAGTCTAGCACTAGCCTATGAGGGGACCGTGCAAGTAAAGAAACAACGTATTGATCTCTTAATGCAACAATACGAATCCTTTAGAATGCACGAGGATGAACCAATAAAGAGTATGTCTTCACGCTTTTCAGCTATAACTAATGAAGTTTCAAATCTTGGTTGA